In a single window of the Trichoderma breve strain T069 chromosome 6, whole genome shotgun sequence genome:
- a CDS encoding AAA domain-containing protein: protein MFSTKSYMDDRFDVERYKSKKGKDKAQDCEDREERIQQFLRSYEWGRILIVTGYREQKRLLLKTLAELPEAEVPPGLVSVRTIDDSPSHQAEAVICDMVRTDKPGFMMEDQRLAVMTTRAQAFIINVGRTDVIKGKDARTLRTIYDYLKDRDAIVKVFGWNEFCSIKADRKDQQETATQDAHKAYMKAITTAYHDYIDEKKKPEVKDESIAGPSAQRVEKGKGPQQEAPIVKGPTPVAGPSTQRVEKNGGPQQKAPVAKGPAVKQSRAKAPSSSTVGLSK from the exons ATGTTCTCCACCAAATCCTACATGGATGACCGGTTCGACGTTGAACGATACAAGAGCAAAAAGGGCAAGGACAAAGCCCAAGACTGTGAAGACCGTGAGGAGCGCATTCAGCAGTTCCTGAGATCCTACGAATGGGGCCGGATCCTCATCGTCACTGGGTACCGTGAGCAGAAACGCTTGCTGCTAAAAACTCTGGCCGAGCTGCCAGAGGCTGAGGTACCCCCTGGATTAGTATCTGTCCGAACTATCGACGACTCACCTAGCCATCAGGCTGAGGCGGTGATTTGCGATATGGTCAGGACCGACAAGCCCGGTTTTATGATGGAAGACCAACGCTTGGCCGTAATGACAACGAGGGCACAGGCATTTATAATCAACGTCGGTCGAACGGACGTGATCAAGGGAAAGGACGCTCGGACTTTACGTACTATATACGACTACCTTAAAGACCGAGATGCGATTGTTAAGGTCTTCGGCTGGAACGAGTTCTGCAGC ATAAAGGCCGATCGGAAGGATCAACAGGAGACAGCTACGCAAGACGCTCACAAAGCGTATATGAAGGCGATCACCACGGCGTACCACGACTACAtcgatgagaagaagaaaccagaGGTCAAGGATGAGTCTATCGCAGGACCATCTGCACAACGCGTTGAGAAGGGTAAAGGACCTCAGCAGGAGGCACCCATCGTCAAGGGACCTACTCCTGTCGCCGGGCCATCTACACAGCGCGTCGAGAAGAACGGAGGACCTCAGCAAAAAGCACCCGTCGCGAAGGGACCTGCTGTCAAGCAATCTCGAGCAAAGGCCCCTTCGTCATCGACCGTCGGTCTATCGAAGTAG